The Gossypium hirsutum isolate 1008001.06 chromosome D06, Gossypium_hirsutum_v2.1, whole genome shotgun sequence genome contains the following window.
CTTTTAAAATTGTTTGTATAacagaaattttattaaataaagttttagtGATTCATATTTTTCCATCTTGAATGATATCAAACTTAACAATTAAATGGAACTTTAGGGTTTGTAATTAGATTGTTCCACTAATACGTAAATTAGACACTATTGATAGTTCGAATTGAATTCAACCTTAGTAATATTCGACTTGAACAGTACATGAACTTTAtcgatttttctatttttaataggGTAAATTATATTAGGAGTCACCTAGTCTTAGTTTCAACCCATATTCAGCATATTCGAACTCACATTCTCTTACATTGATGACATAATTCATgacaatcgagttaagactcaatcagcaTTTTGATTGGTAGGGTTCATTAAATTATTTCTTATACTCTTTTTTTTCTGCTTTTAATATTGTGGAGTGAATATGATTTATGTGCAATTTGAAATAAGTACAGACATATTAAAGATGAAACGGCCAAGGAAAATATCGAGAAccagtgatttgataaaaaagaatGAGCTTCATCAGTGGAAAAATATCTCCTCTCGATTTCAGATTTCGAACAAAGTATCTACAactgaataataaaatttttggtgTAATTATTTCTGTATATAGTAACAGATGATAATCTTGTATAACCCTAttgtttaatttatcaatttgatatgtactttttgaaacttaatatttattatatatataagatcCAACTTAGCATCATGATATAGAAATCCGAAAAATTAATCTATTATAGctgaaaagatttaaaaaaataattgttaaaaggtctaaattgaataaataactCTTTGGAAGGGCCAAAATTGCAAGTTACGTTATGTGCACATGGAATATTATGcaagttaaaaattaatgttttagtcattatttcgattaaaaaaatacaatttgactcttttttaaaaaagttagaaggaccaaatttaactaaaagaaattaccaaagtgaaaaaaaatttaaacattgagagttaaatttatcaattatgcctaaaaaaaactCCGACACCTTTTTCGAGCAATGGAACCTTCCCCACTAGTGTCTCAAAGGGGGCCAAAGTACGTTCGGAAAATGTTCATGCAAATACTGGTTCTGACTGACGTTAACACTACATGACCACTTAGAGAGAGTTGCCCCAATCATTCAAATATGAACACTTCGGCAATCCAACACGAATGGCCTTTTGCATGGATGTCCAATacaaatatgtaaaataaatacCTATTCCCGAAACTAAACCGAACTTCGCATCACGGGATAATTACCATAAACCGAGAACATCTCGATGTATACGACGTATCCAAAGCAATGATCTTGGGAGTACCGATCATAATCGCTAATCCGTTTCGCCGCCGATATAAAACACTAAGGTATGGACATATACGAATTGAAAACTATGCAATTTAACCACAAGATAAGAGAAATAGTATTCTTCATACATACAATGGCATAAAGACTAGCAAATCAAAGCAAGATTTGTATACCGAAACCCGACACTTTTTCGCAATGAAAACCTTGTTTTCCGTACCGACATTATGTGAAAAAAGAATCATTAGGCCAACTTCGTAACAACTCGTTTGGGATCTAGTCATTGGTGTTCATACCAGCCTCTACTTCGTCAACAACGTTAACCAACTCGTACTCGACAAGGGAGAGATTGTTGTCTTCTTTAACGACGAAGTTAGCAGGTTCGGTGACCTCGATACGACCCCATTTGTCGACAGCTAGCCTCATTGAACCTTTAAACATATCTATCTTTGCATTACGAAGAATTACGGTATTACCTGGCTTCATCAACTCAACTGCAAAATAATTCAAACATGATCAGATTCGAGCACCTTTCTCTTGAtaataaacaaaattgaaaacCCGAAACAGgttttaaacaaaagaaaagaaactcaAACAATGGTaaatcaattcaatcacaataCATTAATCACAATAAGGAACTCAATTCATGTAATCAAACAACTATCAGAATACTAAATAACTCCTAATTGACAAGATAAAAAGTAAGATCCTTTCTTCgattatatcaaattcaacaaaaaaaataaacaaagatcacatgaaaatcatcaaaaatggcaATGGATTTCACCTTTTAAACAAGCCAAAAATTGAAAGAACAAAGCTTTTAGCATCAATAAAATGTATCATTCAATCACAAATACATTTTTGTTGCAGGGTTCATGTTCGGGGCTCGTGACTGCCCCTCCAAATAATGTCAGTCTCCAAGGTTTGAATTTATGCAATGTGCTTTACCACTGCACCCAAATTCATACTTGCACTAACGaaaacaaaaatatcataaaagaatGCAATAGATTTCATCTTTAAAAcaagccaaaaataaaaaaccaaaatgaaaGATCACAGCTTTTAGTGTCAAGGATGAAACAAAATGCATCATCCAATAACAAGTCAATTTTTTGGTATCGTAATATCAGTTTTACAGTCCATATTCGGGCCTTGTCGAACCTATGCTCTATCACTCTTTTTAAGTACAATGCGACTTAACACTGAAACCAAATTTCACACTTGCACTaacaaaaacaaagaaacaaagatTTATTTGGTACTGTTCATTTCCGTTTCAGGGTTCATGTTCGGAGATTATGGAACCTATGTTCGAAACTCAATGTGCCTTACCACCGCACCCAAATTCACACTTGCACTAACAagtaacaaaaacaaaaatgttataaaaaatcatcaaaaattgcaCTGAATTTCCATCTTTAAAACAagccaaaaatgaaaaaagaaaacccaaattaAAGATCCAAGCTTTACCCTTTTTGAGAAGAATTAAGATCAGATAAGTGAAATCATAAAGTTGTAATCACAATACAAAAATAACCCTTAATCACAGCTAAAAAAACCTAAGATCCTTCATCATATCAAATCCACAGTATCATAAAAAATGGCACTTAATTTCATCCTTAAAACAAtccccaaaactttttaaaaaaacccaaagaaaatatcaaaatttttacatGCCCATTTTGGTAAATCGTAAAAATTCTTAagataaaaagcaaaaaaaataaaattgggttTTAAAAAAATGGACCTTGATCATTACGAGCAGTGAAGAGGACAGTGCCGGTTTCATCACCGATAAGGCATTCTGCAATTCGGGTTTGACGGAGATGTTGAGAAGCGGCTCGACCTTTTTGAAGGACCATGTTTGAAGATAAGACCTTAGCGATTAAGGTATGGCCTTTGGTACCTGGCTTTAAATGGTCCACTTTCACAAACACTGGTTTTCTCTTCTCCGTTGATTTGATCTGTTGTTCTTGTTCTTGTTGTTGCTGCTGTACTGTCGCCATTGATTTCAATGGTGTAAAGCTCTTCCTTTTCTATAGTTTTTAACACTATGTATGcgtgtgtgtgtatatattatAGAGATTTGAGGGAGAATTGAGAAATGGGAAAGCCCTAGAACAGCAATCGAAGCGTTTCTTATTTCGTAAATTAGACCAAGCTATTAGATTACAAAATAATTTACTTATTATAGTTTactttttggtcacttaacttaaaaatattacaaaatagtTACTAGACTATTCGGAAGTTTTTAAAGTCACTAGgctattagattttttttttaaaaagctcTGACTAGTAAGCTTTAAACAGACGATTTGACAATCAATATCCATTGATGATTAGAAAAATATACCTTAGATTCAATTCGATAACAGTCAATGTTAGAAATCGAAGAAGAAAGTTATTCACATTTTTAAGTATTTGTAACgttcaaagttatttcatgatATAAATTTTTTGAACTGTAGAAGAGAAGGGGATTGAGAGCTTTCAATTGGTACAGGCGGTGCAAACAAAGAACACTATACCATAGCAATTTTAACAAcccaataatttaaatgaaaacttttgaatagttagatgatgattttgtaaatttttgaagttgagtgaccaaaacgtaaatttgctaatagtttagtaactttggattatttttctctcaaaaaaaTGAAAGGTATAAAGGCAACATTTAGTCTTGCACTtgcacttgtattttttttaatttggtccttgaaTATTTTTGTCCACATTAATCCtataatttgacaatttttttttcaatttgatcatgAAGTTATATTGCATTAAGATATAATGACATAGCACTCAAAGAATCTGCCATATTATCATTTGTTAACAAAATCTAAATTCAGACACCAAATCGTGAAAAGCTTCCAAGTTTCGAGGTTAATGtagacaaaaaaaaagttcaaggactaatGTGTCCTTGAAAACCAGTGTcgttttttatattaaatagtccctaaattttgaaaaaaagttcTAATTTAATCTTCAATAGTATCTCATCAATAAGATACTTATGATCTAGTCGTGAATATTTATAcaataaatataaattcaaatctaacatgaagtatatttaaaatatgtagattaaattgtaaatacatGTGTACTTATCACATGAGTAGCTTGGGTGATCAGATTCAAGTTGTCCA
Protein-coding sequences here:
- the LOC121203588 gene encoding uncharacterized protein At4g28440; translation: MATVQQQQQEQEQQIKSTEKRKPVFVKVDHLKPGTKGHTLIAKVLSSNMVLQKGRAASQHLRQTRIAECLIGDETGTVLFTARNDQVELMKPGNTVILRNAKIDMFKGSMRLAVDKWGRIEVTEPANFVVKEDNNLSLVEYELVNVVDEVEAGMNTND